The Niastella koreensis GR20-10 genome includes a window with the following:
- a CDS encoding Crp/Fnr family transcriptional regulator, with protein MSKVAEMGLYNYLVSKNIPGVKEKSAFHTLRKGTWLYGAPQRFTDIYEIISGAVKLGRLSPKGKECVYEIVTQGEFFGNLAFLPDAPFNEFSKTLTATEIRSYDLSFLKHLMTHDPEVAELFYGKIVERWNKTESLLFYIRSYEPRKRIEMLQEAMHKKIMTAVNREVYLDKIISLQDMADLTATTRQLVADTLHSEL; from the coding sequence ATGTCTAAGGTAGCAGAAATGGGCTTGTACAACTACCTCGTATCAAAGAATATCCCGGGGGTAAAGGAAAAAAGTGCTTTTCATACATTACGAAAAGGAACCTGGTTGTACGGGGCGCCTCAGCGTTTTACCGACATTTATGAGATCATCAGCGGTGCTGTGAAACTGGGCCGGTTATCGCCCAAGGGAAAGGAATGCGTGTATGAAATCGTAACCCAGGGTGAATTTTTTGGCAACCTGGCCTTTCTGCCCGATGCTCCCTTCAATGAATTCAGCAAAACATTAACTGCAACCGAAATACGTTCCTACGATCTTAGTTTTTTAAAACATTTGATGACGCATGATCCCGAAGTGGCAGAGTTGTTCTATGGCAAGATCGTTGAACGCTGGAACAAAACGGAATCCCTTCTTTTTTATATCCGCTCTTACGAACCAAGAAAGCGTATCGAAATGCTGCAGGAAGCCATGCATAAAAAGATCATGACTGCAGTGAACAGAGAAGTTTACCTGGACAAGATTATTTCTTTACAGGATATGGCCGACCTCACGGCAACCACCCGTCAACTCGTGGCTGATACTTTACATTCTGAACTGTGA
- a CDS encoding sensor histidine kinase produces the protein MKPAQRTISPKWIHAAVWILLLGIPGIMFWDTSFFGLPAAFYLLTTLYHIGLFYFNAFYLYPKLLNKRTWWLYLICLVAIVCLSGFAKVFLLHLLQPGFQYTTFNRRVIFFPLVPFLFASIIYRLVYERIRFERMEKEARAQRLDAELKLLRSQVSPHFLFNMLTNMVSMARLQSNLLEPSLIRLSDLLRYMLYESNEEKIAIGKEIEQIENYVSLQQLRFGEDVAISLSIQNDYPEGMIEPMLLVPFIENAFKHGIGMVKDPFIQISLTVKEQQLDFRVVNNYNPANQSKDRHSGIGLNNVKSRLELLYANNYQLSIDNKNNIYSVHLNCNLL, from the coding sequence ATGAAACCGGCACAACGGACTATTTCTCCCAAATGGATCCATGCGGCAGTCTGGATCTTGCTGTTAGGTATACCCGGCATTATGTTTTGGGATACGTCCTTTTTTGGGTTGCCGGCTGCCTTTTACTTATTAACTACGCTTTATCACATCGGGCTTTTTTACTTCAATGCATTTTACCTGTATCCCAAACTGCTGAACAAAAGAACCTGGTGGTTGTATCTTATCTGTCTGGTTGCGATCGTTTGTCTTTCCGGTTTTGCCAAGGTTTTCCTGTTACACCTGCTGCAACCGGGCTTTCAGTACACTACTTTTAACCGGCGAGTGATCTTTTTTCCATTAGTCCCCTTTTTATTTGCCAGTATTATTTACCGGCTGGTATATGAACGGATCCGTTTTGAAAGAATGGAAAAAGAAGCGCGGGCACAACGGCTCGATGCCGAGTTGAAATTATTACGCTCGCAGGTGAGCCCGCATTTTTTATTCAATATGCTTACCAATATGGTTTCCATGGCCCGCCTGCAATCGAACCTGTTGGAACCATCGTTGATCAGGCTGTCGGATTTGTTACGTTACATGTTGTATGAAAGCAATGAGGAGAAAATTGCCATTGGCAAAGAAATAGAGCAAATAGAGAATTATGTGTCCTTGCAGCAATTGCGGTTTGGGGAAGATGTGGCCATTTCTCTGAGCATTCAAAACGACTATCCCGAGGGAATGATAGAACCCATGTTGCTGGTGCCATTTATTGAGAATGCATTTAAACATGGGATTGGTATGGTAAAGGACCCGTTTATACAAATTTCCCTTACGGTAAAGGAGCAACAACTCGACTTTAGGGTGGTGAATAATTATAATCCGGCCAACCAGTCAAAAGACCGGCATTCGGGCATTGGCCTGAACAATGTAAAAAGCCGGTTGGAGTTATTATATGCCAACAATTACCAGTTGAGTATTGATAATAAGAACAATATTTATTCAGTTCATTTAAATTGTAACCTGTTATGA
- a CDS encoding LytR/AlgR family response regulator transcription factor encodes MMRCIAVDDEKWVLDLLVDNISRVPFLQLVGRCKNALEATELLHREVVDLIFLDIQMPGLDGIQFVQSLQHPPMIIFVTAYKEHAWEGFELAAVDYLLKPVSFERFLKACNKAQELFRLQQKATTPKELPASFFVYVEYNQVKINISEIVYIEGMKDYVKIYLISASKPVITKMSLKALEDKLLPYRLVRIHKSYIIAADKVTAVKRDLICLGSVELPLSESYRAAVEAVIPLNK; translated from the coding sequence ATGATGCGTTGTATTGCCGTGGACGATGAAAAATGGGTGTTGGATTTACTGGTTGATAACATCAGCCGGGTGCCCTTTTTACAATTGGTGGGCCGTTGTAAAAATGCGCTGGAAGCTACTGAACTGTTGCACCGTGAAGTTGTAGACCTTATTTTCCTCGATATTCAAATGCCCGGGCTGGATGGTATTCAATTCGTGCAATCCTTGCAGCACCCGCCCATGATCATTTTTGTAACGGCGTATAAGGAGCATGCCTGGGAAGGGTTTGAACTGGCTGCTGTTGACTACCTGTTAAAACCGGTTTCGTTTGAACGCTTTTTAAAAGCCTGTAACAAAGCGCAGGAATTATTCCGCCTGCAGCAAAAAGCAACTACTCCCAAAGAGCTGCCCGCTTCTTTTTTTGTTTATGTAGAATACAACCAGGTTAAGATCAATATCAGCGAGATCGTTTATATAGAAGGGATGAAGGACTATGTGAAGATCTACCTGATTTCTGCCTCTAAACCAGTGATCACCAAAATGAGTTTAAAAGCGCTGGAAGATAAATTACTCCCATACCGGCTGGTGCGCATCCATAAATCCTACATCATTGCCGCCGATAAGGTAACCGCAGTAAAACGCGATCTCATTTGTTTGGGGTCCGTTGAATTACCCCTCAGTGAAAGTTACCGGGCTGCGGTAGAAGCGGTGATTCCCCTCAATAAGTAA
- a CDS encoding PDDEXK nuclease domain-containing protein: MTKASNHANPGSDIIVQPEYKQFLQEVKQRIKSSQAKAALAVNKSLIQLYWSIGKLLVEKQTAYSWGTNVIEQLSTDLKSEFPGSSGFSPKNLRCTKQFYLFYSSPIWQQAVAKLGNTPDPPALTSANEEESTEDQSLTKLRQLVAEIPWGHHLLILNKINAPEEALFYLRQTMEQNWSRNNLSFYIEQKLYARQDMGMSNFKETLPTPQAILAEQILRDPYNFSFLTLETKVKELDLEKQLTEHITRFLLELGKGFAYIGRQYPLKIGEKEYWIDLLFYHIRLRCFVVIDLKVSPFEPEHAGKMNFYLSAVDDLLKTEADQASIGIVLCKSKGAIEVEYALRGISKPIGVSQFILTEALPEELKPNIPTVEEFEQEISRL, from the coding sequence ATGACAAAAGCAAGTAACCATGCGAATCCGGGTTCGGATATTATTGTACAGCCTGAGTATAAACAGTTTCTACAGGAAGTAAAACAACGCATTAAAAGCAGTCAGGCTAAGGCCGCATTAGCGGTAAACAAATCCCTGATCCAATTATATTGGAGTATAGGCAAATTGCTTGTTGAAAAACAAACAGCCTATTCCTGGGGTACTAATGTAATAGAGCAATTATCCACCGACTTGAAAAGCGAATTCCCTGGTTCGTCAGGGTTCTCGCCAAAGAATTTACGGTGTACCAAACAATTTTATCTTTTTTATAGTTCCCCAATTTGGCAACAAGCTGTTGCCAAATTGGGGAATACACCTGATCCCCCTGCTTTAACATCTGCGAACGAAGAGGAATCAACAGAAGATCAATCACTTACAAAACTGCGACAGCTTGTTGCAGAAATTCCATGGGGACACCATCTGCTCATTTTAAATAAAATAAATGCCCCGGAAGAAGCATTGTTTTACCTCCGCCAAACCATGGAGCAAAACTGGAGCAGGAACAATCTGTCATTCTACATTGAGCAAAAGCTCTATGCCCGGCAAGATATGGGCATGTCAAATTTTAAAGAAACCCTGCCAACGCCTCAGGCAATCCTTGCGGAACAAATATTAAGGGACCCTTACAATTTCAGTTTTCTGACCCTTGAAACGAAAGTGAAGGAGCTTGATCTGGAAAAGCAGTTAACAGAACATATTACCAGGTTCTTGCTGGAATTGGGAAAGGGGTTTGCTTACATTGGCAGACAATACCCATTGAAAATTGGCGAAAAAGAATACTGGATCGATCTGCTCTTCTATCATATCCGGCTGCGTTGTTTTGTGGTGATCGATCTTAAAGTCTCGCCATTTGAACCGGAACATGCCGGTAAAATGAATTTTTATTTATCTGCCGTAGATGATCTGTTAAAAACTGAGGCCGACCAGGCCAGTATAGGTATTGTGCTTTGCAAAAGCAAAGGCGCTATAGAAGTGGAATATGCGTTAAGGGGTATTTCAAAACCCATAGGAGTAAGTCAGTTTATCTTAACTGAAGCACTTCCTGAAGAACTAAAACCCAATATTCCTACAGTGGAGGAATTTGAACAGGAAATCAGCCGTTTATAA
- a CDS encoding OmpA family protein: MRMLSFLKIVFLVACISWLPCAAQQVVVTKDPLQLADQYFAAGEYYTAANLYEQVLNPAANTRKSEAFPVYSQRSKGGYVLPKKISREAILYKQAESYRLAHYWLQADSTYKKCPDHIDALYWTAICERSLGLYEEAAANVRQYLDATNTNKQFVDAADQELATLAFIKKQLARPDTVLAHIRKLNVPDSYEKGTFAVTPLQGNQYLVSKTKTDSPLVKGYNPNNSHLFKATLENDSLTQVTQLKLSDAGPLTNQGAANSTANGNSIYFTQWQKLNGRVVSNIYVTKKVNGTWSAPQLVSSINTNGYSSKQPVCTPDGRYLYFSSDRPGGTGGFDIWYAPLKEDGSVGEPENAGRTINTEGDEQAPFYHPNSKTLVFSSNGRPGMGGYDLFSAQGNTITWSTPANMGYPVNSSRDDIYFYALEQNNLLGDALIGSDRGSGCCLETYRINKLPKHNQLTGVVLDTKNQKPIADAIVVLTTPGGKTTQATTDINGNYVFDSVDNSFNNRQLVVTKQNYRDTAAVIVIKKTDNNDLLTDHHINTDIFIEKKFVLKAENVVTVYFDFDMYNLKKEAVRKLDSVYNVLLEIPTATLQISGYTDGKGSNEYNAKLSDRRARACAEYFIQKGIAASRITFESFGACCPLEMELINGRDNPDGRSKNRRALINITKE, encoded by the coding sequence ATGCGAATGCTTTCATTTTTAAAGATAGTTTTCCTGGTTGCCTGCATCAGCTGGCTGCCCTGTGCGGCACAGCAGGTAGTGGTAACAAAAGATCCGCTGCAACTGGCCGATCAGTATTTTGCTGCCGGTGAATATTATACCGCCGCTAACTTATATGAGCAGGTGCTTAATCCGGCTGCAAACACCCGGAAAAGCGAGGCATTCCCCGTGTATTCCCAAAGAAGTAAAGGAGGTTACGTGCTTCCTAAAAAGATCTCCCGCGAAGCTATTTTGTACAAACAGGCCGAAAGTTATCGCCTGGCGCATTACTGGCTGCAAGCCGACTCCACCTATAAAAAATGTCCTGATCATATTGACGCATTATACTGGACGGCCATTTGCGAACGCAGCCTGGGGTTATATGAGGAAGCAGCCGCCAACGTGCGTCAATACCTGGATGCTACCAATACCAATAAACAGTTTGTAGATGCTGCCGATCAGGAATTGGCCACGCTGGCATTCATCAAAAAACAGCTGGCCCGGCCCGACACGGTATTAGCACACATAAGAAAGTTGAACGTACCGGATAGTTATGAAAAAGGCACATTTGCGGTTACCCCCTTACAGGGCAATCAATACCTGGTAAGCAAAACAAAAACTGATTCACCCCTTGTAAAAGGGTATAATCCCAATAACAGCCACCTATTTAAGGCCACATTGGAAAACGACAGTCTAACCCAGGTAACGCAACTCAAATTATCAGATGCAGGTCCATTGACAAACCAGGGCGCGGCCAACAGCACTGCCAATGGCAACAGTATCTATTTTACCCAATGGCAAAAGCTAAACGGCCGGGTGGTGTCGAACATCTATGTTACCAAAAAGGTAAATGGAACCTGGTCGGCTCCGCAATTAGTGAGCAGCATCAACACCAATGGCTATAGCAGTAAACAACCCGTTTGCACGCCAGATGGCAGGTACCTGTATTTTTCATCTGACCGTCCGGGCGGTACCGGCGGTTTCGACATTTGGTATGCGCCGCTTAAAGAGGATGGCAGCGTAGGCGAACCCGAGAATGCCGGCCGAACGATCAATACCGAAGGCGATGAACAGGCGCCATTTTACCACCCCAATAGTAAAACGCTGGTGTTCTCCAGCAATGGCCGTCCTGGTATGGGCGGTTATGATCTGTTTTCAGCTCAGGGTAATACCATCACGTGGAGCACGCCGGCGAATATGGGTTACCCGGTTAACTCATCGCGGGACGATATTTATTTCTATGCCCTTGAACAAAACAACCTGTTAGGTGACGCCCTCATTGGCTCCGACAGAGGCAGTGGCTGTTGCCTGGAAACATACCGCATAAACAAATTGCCCAAACACAACCAACTGACAGGTGTGGTGCTGGATACAAAAAACCAAAAGCCTATAGCCGATGCCATTGTAGTACTTACAACTCCTGGTGGTAAAACCACCCAGGCCACTACAGACATCAACGGTAACTATGTATTTGACAGTGTCGACAACTCATTCAACAACCGGCAACTGGTAGTAACCAAACAAAACTACCGCGATACTGCTGCAGTTATCGTCATCAAAAAAACAGACAACAACGATCTACTCACTGATCATCATATTAACACAGATATCTTCATAGAGAAAAAGTTTGTACTGAAGGCGGAGAACGTAGTTACCGTTTATTTCGACTTCGATATGTATAACCTGAAGAAAGAAGCGGTACGCAAACTGGATTCTGTATACAACGTTCTTCTTGAAATACCAACAGCCACCTTACAGATCAGCGGTTATACCGATGGCAAGGGCAGCAATGAGTACAATGCCAAACTATCTGACCGGCGTGCCCGTGCCTGTGCCGAATACTTTATCCAGAAAGGTATTGCCGCCAGCCGCATCACCTTTGAATCATTCGGCGCCTGCTGCCCGCTTGAAATGGAGTTGATCAATGGCCGTGATAACCCCGATGGCCGAAGCAAGAACCGGCGGGCGTTAATTAATATTACAAAGGAGTAA
- a CDS encoding PorP/SprF family type IX secretion system membrane protein gives MNKKLIIQTVWCMVWLLLITVSRTVAQTDPHFTQQYTFPMYLNPALTGSVDGDYRASAIFRNQWGSVTNPYRTMGVSFDARTNKNVALGINLLNQSAGDGGFNYLTSSFSFAYTGVKFGPSLNHHIVMAMQGGIINRRVNKSKFKWGDQWEPITGYNPNRATTETFARTSSTVPDIGAGVLYFDGGADKKFNPFGGFSIYHLNKPKDPIISTTTNSELNTIPMRYSIHGGVSYNISDRTRIIPHVMYMRQGTASETMVGVYGQINVDAVTDFMVGGYYRGNDAVAPYVGIDYKNFVIGVSYDVNTSRLGSMTKNVNSFELSLSYIKRSGTKNVVDFIRCARL, from the coding sequence ATGAATAAGAAATTAATTATACAAACCGTTTGGTGTATGGTCTGGCTGCTGCTGATAACTGTCAGCAGAACAGTTGCACAAACCGATCCGCACTTTACGCAACAATATACATTCCCGATGTATCTGAACCCGGCGCTTACCGGCAGCGTCGATGGCGATTACCGGGCTTCAGCCATTTTCAGGAACCAATGGGGCAGCGTCACCAACCCCTATCGCACCATGGGTGTATCGTTCGATGCGCGCACCAACAAGAATGTGGCCCTGGGAATAAACCTGCTGAATCAATCTGCCGGGGATGGCGGTTTTAATTACCTTACCTCCTCCTTTTCATTTGCCTATACAGGGGTTAAGTTCGGGCCATCGCTGAACCATCATATTGTAATGGCTATGCAGGGTGGTATTATTAACCGCCGGGTCAATAAATCAAAATTTAAATGGGGCGATCAATGGGAGCCCATTACCGGCTACAACCCTAACAGAGCAACCACAGAAACGTTTGCCCGAACTTCGTCAACCGTGCCGGATATTGGCGCCGGCGTATTATATTTTGATGGCGGGGCCGATAAAAAATTCAACCCGTTCGGCGGTTTCTCCATCTATCATCTTAATAAACCCAAAGACCCCATCATCAGTACTACCACCAACTCCGAATTAAATACCATCCCCATGCGGTATTCCATACATGGCGGGGTAAGTTATAACATCTCAGATCGCACCCGGATCATTCCGCATGTGATGTACATGCGCCAGGGCACGGCTTCTGAAACAATGGTTGGGGTATACGGACAAATAAACGTTGATGCGGTTACTGATTTTATGGTAGGTGGTTATTACCGCGGTAACGACGCGGTGGCGCCTTATGTAGGCATTGATTATAAAAATTTTGTTATAGGCGTAAGCTATGATGTAAACACCTCCAGGCTTGGTTCCATGACAAAAAATGTAAACAGCTTTGAATTGAGCCTGTCTTACATTAAACGGTCGGGCACAAAGAATGTGGTTGATTTTATCCGTTGTGCAAGGCTTTAA
- a CDS encoding gliding motility-associated C-terminal domain-containing protein, whose amino-acid sequence MKPLSLPHLFIVLIITFCCNYALAQNPTLQVSGNPTTCHGSEGSITFGGLLPNTTYQIRYFDNGILQGPITVTSNATGQINILNLNEGTYRNFTFTSGGSSVSYVGGVTLTDPILDPPTFNFLPSTICQGDPAPTLPTTSSNGYSGGWSPAIVSNTQTGTYTFTPTVTCADPVSITITVTPKAPVTFPFGTGMVICSSGTVPVLTNTSTEGITGSWSPAVVDPTRSGTYVFTPTTPPPGCLTGTTFTLTVNPIITPTFSFGTSSSVCTGGGVPTLPNISQNNITGSWNPTVVDPNNSGTYTFTPNPNQCAIPVTYTLTVKPIIPPVFNSFPNSKATICSGDQAPVLPTASDIGQTGTWSPAVVSNTKSGTYVFTSTSDPCAPPTTVTVTVNPIITPAFNFGPSQSVCINTTPPVLPGVSNNGVNGTWSPAIVDNQNSGTYTFTPATGQCAVGTTFNYQVNPIPSFVSSSTRKDTTVYDGDVIPYYDFPVNIPAGINWTNNNTNIGLGASGSGTVPQFTATNMTNDSISGVITATPYVNGCMGATQSYKITVKPKYKDVYVPNVFSPNNDGKNDLLYVYGNYIATLELHIFNQWGQKMITITDKQQGWDGKFKGSAQPVGVYVYVLKATTTDGRQLNRKGSITLVR is encoded by the coding sequence ATGAAACCTTTATCATTACCGCATCTATTTATTGTACTCATAATTACGTTTTGCTGTAATTATGCCCTGGCCCAAAACCCAACGTTGCAGGTAAGCGGCAACCCTACCACCTGTCATGGCTCTGAAGGGTCAATTACTTTTGGCGGGCTTCTTCCCAATACCACTTACCAGATAAGATATTTTGACAATGGCATATTACAGGGTCCCATCACCGTAACATCAAACGCAACGGGACAGATAAACATTCTTAATTTAAATGAGGGCACCTATCGCAATTTTACATTCACGAGCGGCGGCTCATCCGTATCGTATGTTGGCGGCGTTACCCTCACCGACCCTATCCTGGACCCTCCTACATTCAATTTTCTGCCATCAACCATATGCCAGGGTGATCCGGCGCCAACGCTGCCCACCACCTCAAGCAATGGATATAGTGGAGGCTGGAGCCCGGCTATAGTAAGCAACACCCAAACAGGTACCTATACGTTTACGCCAACAGTTACCTGCGCCGATCCGGTTAGCATCACTATTACAGTAACCCCAAAGGCTCCTGTAACGTTTCCCTTTGGAACCGGGATGGTGATATGCAGTAGCGGAACTGTACCCGTATTAACCAATACATCCACAGAAGGCATAACAGGGAGCTGGAGTCCGGCGGTGGTTGACCCTACCCGTTCGGGCACTTATGTGTTTACACCCACTACCCCGCCACCAGGTTGCCTTACCGGGACTACTTTTACCCTTACAGTGAACCCGATCATCACCCCAACCTTTTCATTTGGTACGAGCTCGTCTGTCTGTACAGGTGGTGGCGTTCCTACCCTGCCCAATATCTCTCAAAATAACATCACCGGCAGCTGGAACCCTACCGTGGTAGACCCTAATAATTCCGGTACCTACACCTTTACGCCCAATCCCAATCAGTGCGCCATACCTGTTACCTATACATTGACCGTAAAACCCATTATACCACCCGTATTCAATAGTTTTCCCAATTCAAAAGCAACTATTTGCAGTGGTGATCAGGCGCCGGTTTTACCTACAGCCTCGGATATTGGGCAAACAGGCACCTGGAGCCCGGCTGTTGTGAGCAATACAAAAAGCGGAACGTATGTATTTACCAGCACCAGCGATCCGTGTGCACCACCAACTACGGTGACCGTAACGGTGAATCCTATTATTACACCAGCATTTAACTTCGGACCTTCCCAGTCCGTTTGCATAAATACCACGCCGCCGGTTCTACCCGGTGTTAGCAATAATGGCGTGAATGGCACGTGGAGCCCGGCCATCGTAGACAATCAAAATTCAGGCACCTATACTTTTACCCCGGCAACCGGGCAATGCGCGGTAGGTACTACTTTTAATTACCAGGTGAACCCAATCCCATCTTTCGTTTCTTCCAGTACAAGAAAAGACACCACGGTGTATGATGGCGACGTGATCCCTTATTATGATTTCCCGGTAAACATCCCGGCCGGTATAAACTGGACCAACAACAACACCAATATAGGCCTGGGCGCATCCGGCTCAGGCACTGTGCCCCAGTTCACGGCTACCAATATGACCAATGATTCCATTTCCGGGGTAATTACAGCTACCCCGTATGTGAATGGTTGTATGGGCGCCACTCAATCATATAAAATAACCGTGAAGCCAAAATATAAAGACGTTTATGTGCCGAATGTTTTTTCGCCCAACAATGATGGCAAGAATGATCTTTTATATGTGTATGGCAATTACATCGCCACGCTTGAACTGCACATCTTTAACCAGTGGGGCCAGAAAATGATTACCATAACCGATAAGCAACAGGGCTGGGACGGAAAGTTCAAAGGAAGCGCTCAGCCTGTTGGGGTGTATGTGTATGTATTAAAGGCCACCACTACAGACGGAAGGCAGTTGAACAGGAAAGGCTCTATTACGCTTGTACGATAG
- a CDS encoding T9SS type A sorting domain-containing protein — translation MKQIYSIIAILFISVASVQARPVITFTSWWGNWSDASNWDLNRIPTYGDSIVIPSGKGVVFDKNDTLANVYIKVKGTLAVAQKMRLSANSVVELTGIIYSWNVNRNNEFISIGGVNKFDKKANLYIYGPGFAASTSGVSPNGFNLSTLPVLFNSFYATKSNNNILLNWSTAMEHNNKNFEVQRSFDGSTWTVIAIMLGAGNSDDITQYSYTDKNMTAAVAYYRIRQVDIDGKSEYSTVKTIRSNETNPAAKIYASGNTVNIEFNQEIKNPVTVRIIDMNGRVMGQKDNQQASYKITMSLNNHITGMYIVQLNDNAGYNEVKKVIL, via the coding sequence ATGAAACAGATCTACTCAATTATCGCAATCCTTTTCATCTCTGTTGCTTCTGTACAGGCACGACCCGTAATTACTTTTACCAGCTGGTGGGGCAACTGGTCAGATGCATCCAACTGGGACCTGAACCGTATACCAACATATGGTGATTCTATTGTAATACCTTCCGGCAAAGGGGTGGTATTTGATAAAAACGATACCCTGGCCAATGTATATATTAAAGTAAAAGGTACGCTTGCCGTAGCGCAAAAAATGCGGTTGAGCGCTAACTCTGTGGTTGAATTAACCGGCATCATCTATTCCTGGAACGTTAACCGGAATAACGAGTTCATCTCGATAGGCGGCGTGAACAAATTCGATAAAAAAGCAAATTTATACATCTATGGACCCGGCTTTGCGGCCAGCACTTCAGGTGTTTCGCCCAATGGTTTTAATTTAAGCACACTGCCCGTATTGTTCAACAGCTTTTATGCAACAAAAAGCAATAACAACATATTGTTGAACTGGAGCACCGCGATGGAACATAACAACAAGAATTTTGAAGTGCAACGCAGCTTCGATGGCAGTACCTGGACCGTGATCGCGATTATGCTGGGTGCCGGTAATTCAGATGATATTACACAATACAGCTATACTGATAAGAATATGACTGCAGCAGTTGCTTACTATCGCATTCGCCAGGTAGACATCGATGGTAAATCTGAATACTCAACTGTAAAAACTATCCGCAGCAATGAAACAAACCCGGCTGCAAAGATCTATGCAAGTGGCAATACCGTAAATATTGAATTTAACCAGGAAATAAAAAATCCGGTAACTGTACGCATCATCGATATGAATGGCCGCGTGATGGGACAAAAAGATAATCAACAGGCTTCCTACAAGATAACAATGAGCCTGAATAACCACATTACCGGGATGTACATTGTGCAACTCAACGATAACGCAGGATATAATGAAGTGAAGAAGGTGATTCTGTAA
- a CDS encoding group II truncated hemoglobin, giving the protein MKNVPTLFEWAGDQQTFDALFKNFYDKVLKDDLLGEVFRNMSPEHVKHVSHFVAEVFGGEKLYSQEGGSHAKMIGKHIGKMLTEEKRQRWVHLLLQTADEIGLKSDPEFRSAFVGYLEWGSRIAVINSQLTENTMQKAEPMPRWGWGETGGPYVPAGE; this is encoded by the coding sequence ATGAAAAACGTTCCAACCTTATTCGAATGGGCAGGCGACCAGCAAACCTTTGATGCCTTATTTAAAAATTTTTATGATAAGGTTTTAAAGGACGATCTGCTGGGCGAAGTATTCAGGAATATGTCGCCGGAGCATGTAAAACACGTGTCTCATTTTGTAGCGGAAGTGTTTGGGGGTGAAAAATTATATTCACAGGAAGGTGGCAGCCACGCAAAGATGATAGGTAAGCATATTGGTAAAATGCTTACCGAAGAAAAACGCCAGCGCTGGGTGCACCTGCTGTTACAAACCGCAGACGAAATAGGCCTGAAAAGCGATCCCGAATTTCGTTCCGCATTCGTTGGTTACCTGGAATGGGGCAGCCGCATAGCAGTGATCAATTCCCAGTTAACTGAGAACACAATGCAAAAAGCCGAGCCCATGCCCAGGTGGGGTTGGGGTGAAACCGGTGGACCGTATGTCCCGGCAGGTGAGTAG
- a CDS encoding helix-turn-helix domain-containing protein produces the protein MYQVHLSLKDLQKVRNAAQIITEKIEQHYTIPVLAEMVDIPEKKLKAGFKHLFNKGAFRYRCDFLWNRVKILLLEDRPLKSVAFDTGFKDKSALIKAFKNEFGLTPIQWKKDHENDVMAH, from the coding sequence ATGTATCAAGTTCATCTTTCCCTAAAGGACCTGCAGAAGGTTCGCAATGCTGCCCAGATCATCACTGAAAAGATAGAGCAACATTACACCATCCCCGTATTGGCAGAAATGGTTGACATTCCCGAAAAAAAATTAAAAGCGGGTTTTAAGCACCTCTTTAATAAAGGCGCCTTCAGATACCGCTGTGATTTTCTCTGGAACAGAGTAAAAATATTGTTGCTGGAAGACAGGCCGCTGAAGTCAGTAGCATTTGACACTGGCTTTAAAGACAAAAGCGCCCTGATAAAAGCCTTCAAAAATGAGTTTGGGCTAACACCCATCCAGTGGAAAAAAGACCACGAGAACGATGTGATGGCGCATTAG